Proteins from a genomic interval of Acomys russatus chromosome 19, mAcoRus1.1, whole genome shotgun sequence:
- the Lrfn1 gene encoding leucine-rich repeat and fibronectin type III domain-containing protein 1, producing the protein MAPGPFSSGLLAPPPAALPFLLLLWAGASRGQPCPGRCICQNVAPTLTMLCAKTGLLFVPPAIDRRVVELRLTDNFIAAVRRRDFANMTSLVHLTLSRNTIGQVAAGAFADLRALRALHLDSNRLAEVRGDQLRGLGNLRHLILGNNQIRKVESAAFDAFLSTVEDLDLSYNNLEALPWEAVGQMVNLNTLTLDHNLIDHIAEGTFVQLHKLVRLDMTSNRLHKLPPDGLFLRSQGGGPKPPTPLTVSFGGNPLHCNCELLWLRRLTREDDLETCATPEHLTDRYFWSIPEEEFLCEPPLITRQAGGRALVVEGQAVSLRCRAVGDPEPVVHWVAPDGRLLGNSSRTRVRGDGTLDVTITTLRDSGTFTCIASNAAGEATAPVEVCVVPLPLMAPPPAAPPPLTEPGSSDIATPGRPGANDSAAERRLVAAELTSSSVLIRWPAQRPVPGIRMYQVQYNSSADDSLVYRMIPSTSQTFLVNDLAAGRAYDLCVLAVYDDGATALPATRVVGCVQFTTAGDPAPCRPLRAHFLGGTMIIVIGGVIVASVLVFIVLLMIRYKVYGDGDSRRIKGTSRSPPRVSHVCSQTNGGAGAQQPSAPPAADRYEALREVAVPAAIEAKATEAEATSTELEVVLGRSLGGSATSLCLLPSEETSGEESRAMMGPRRSRSGALGPPTSAPPTLALVPGGAPARPRPQQRYSFDGDYGALFQSHSYPRRARRTKRHRSTPHLDGAGGGAAGEDGDQGLGSARARLAFTSTEWMLESTV; encoded by the exons ATGGCTCCAGGTCCCTTCTCCTCCGGGCTCCTCGCGCCGCCACCCGctgctctccctttccttctactGCTCTGGGCAGGAGCGTCCCGCGGCCAGCCCTGCCCCGGTCGCTGCATCTGCCAGAACGTGGCCCCTACCCTGACCATGCTCTGCGCCAAGACCGGCCTGCTCTTCGTGCCACCCGCCATCGACAGGCGTGTGGTAGAGCTGCGCCTCACCGACAACTTCATTGCGGCCGTGCGTCGTCGAGACTTCGCCAAcatgaccagcctggtccaccTCACCCTGTCTCGCAACACCATCGGCCAGGTGGCGGCCGGCGCCTTTGCCGACCTCCGCGCGCTCCGGGCCTTGCACCTTGACAGCAACCGCCTGGCAGAGGTGCGCGGGGACCAGCTCCGGGGCTTGGGTAACCTCCGTCACTTGATCCTTGGCAACAATCAGATCCGAAAGGTGGAGTCGGCAGCTTTCGACGCCTTCCTGTCTACCGTGGAGGACCTGGATCTGTCCTACAACAACCTGGAGGCGCTGCCGTGGGAGGCGGTGGGTCAGATGGTGAACCTTAACACTCTCACGCTGGACCACAACCTCATTGATCACATTGCTGAGGGCACCTTCGTGCAACTGCACAAACTCGTGCGCTTGGACATGACCTCCAACCGGCTACATAAGCTACCCCCCGACGGGCTCTTCCTGAGGTCCCAGGGAGGTGGGCCCAAGCCGCCCACCCCACTGACCGTCAGCTTCGGGGGCAACCCGCTGCACTGCAACTGTGAACTGCTCTGGCTTCGGCGCCTGACCAGGGAGGATGACTTGGAGACGTGCGCCACGCCCGAGCATCTCACTGACCGCTATTTCTGGTCTATCCCCGAGGAGGAATTTCTGTGTGAGCCCCCACTCATCACGAGGCAAGCAGGGGGCCGGGCCCTGGTGGTGGAGGGCCAGGCTGTCAGTCTACGCTGCCGGGCAGTGGGTGACCCTGAGCCCGTGGTGCACTGGGTGGCGCCTGACGGCCGGCTGCTGGGGAACTCCAGCCGGACTCGGGTCCGCGGGGACGGAACGCTTGATGTGACCATCACCACCTTGAGGGACAGCGGTACCTTCACTTGCATAGCCTCCAATGCTGCGGGGGAAGCGACCGCACCTGTGGAGGTTTGTGTGGTACCTCTGCCACTGATGGCTCCCCCACCCGCTGCCCCGCCGCCTCTCACTGAGCCCGGTTCCTCTGACATCGCCACACCGGGCAGACCTGGTGCCAACGACTCAGCCGCTGAGCGCAGGCTTGTGGCTGCGGAACTCACGTCCAGCTCTGTGCTCATCCGCTGGCCGGCACAGAGGCCAGTGCCTGGCATCCGAATGTACCAAGTGCAATACAACAGCTCTGCAGATGACTCCCTCGTCTACAG GATGATCCCTTCCACCAGCCAGACCTTCCTGGTGAACGATCTGGCGGCCGGCCGCGCCTATGACTTGTGTGTGCTGGCAGTCTACGACGACGGGGCCACCGCTCTGCCGGCCACCAGAGTGGTGGGCTGCGTGCAATTCACCACGGCGGGAGATCCCGCGCCGTGCCGCCCGCTGAGGGCCCACTTCCTGGGTGGCACCATGATCATCGTCATCGGGGGCGTCATCGTAGCCTCGGTCCTCGTTTTCATCGTCCTGCTCATGATCCGCTACAAGGTGTACGGCGACGGGGACAGCCGCCGCATCAAGGGCACGTCCAGGTCGCCCCCTCGGGTCAGCCACGTGTGCTCACAGACCAACGGTGGTGCAGGTGCGCAGCAGCCCTCCGCCCCACCGGCTGCAGACCGCTACGAGGCGCTCCGAGAGGTGGCCGTCCCTGCAGCCATCGAGGCAAAGGCCACGGAGGCCGAGGCGACTTCCACTGAGCTAGAGGTGGTGCTTGGACGCTCGCTGGGTGGCTCGGCCACCTCGCTGTGCTTGCTGCCCTCCGAGGAAACTTCTGGGGAGGAGTCTAGGGCCATGATGGGCCCTCGGCGGAGCCGTTCGGGGGCCTTGGGGCCTCCAACTTCTGCGCCCCCGACGCTAGCTCTGGTTCCTGGGGGAGCCCCGGCCCGGCCGAGGCCACAACAACGCTACTCCTTTGACGGGGACTACGGGGCGCTGTTCCAGAGTCACAGTTACCCGCGCCGCGCCCGGCGGACAAAGCGCCACCGGTCCACGCCACACCTGGACGGGGCCGGAGGGGGCGCGGCCGGGGAGGACGGAGACCAGGGGCTGGGCTCCGCCCGGGCACGCCTAGCCTTCACCAGCACCGAATGGATGCTGGAGAGTACCGTGTGA